One part of the Acidobacteriota bacterium genome encodes these proteins:
- a CDS encoding 6-bladed beta-propeller, translating into MPPDLILEGGRKLSFERVLGSEREIRGKPGFWRKLVDVVAGEPDYKRMVRPYGVAVDSHGRVVVTDPGMNGIHIFDAEQHKYKFVERREKSKDPMLQPQCIAVDAEDNIYVTDSTAGKIFVFEPSGKYKGVFGSLKGGEGYFKRPTGIAIDRETRQIYVTDTLRDKVYILDANGQVLNSFGQHGEKNGEFNLPTELMIKNGVLAVVDAMNFRVQTFDAKGNFQSAIGDLGDSEEALFRPKGIALDSEKHIYLVEGLSSTIQVFDRDGQLLYYFGRRGRNLGEFQLPAGLFIDKTDRVYVVDSYNRRVQIFQYHGVKLSAQGARP; encoded by the coding sequence ATGCCCCCCGATCTCATACTGGAAGGGGGCCGCAAGCTCAGCTTCGAGCGGGTTCTCGGTTCAGAACGCGAGATCCGCGGCAAGCCCGGTTTCTGGAGAAAGCTGGTGGATGTGGTGGCCGGCGAACCGGACTACAAGAGGATGGTCCGGCCCTACGGTGTTGCAGTTGATTCGCACGGACGCGTCGTCGTTACCGATCCCGGGATGAACGGGATTCACATATTTGACGCAGAGCAGCACAAGTACAAGTTCGTCGAGCGCAGAGAGAAATCAAAAGACCCGATGCTGCAGCCGCAGTGCATCGCCGTTGATGCCGAGGACAATATCTATGTCACGGACTCAACTGCGGGCAAGATTTTCGTCTTCGAGCCCAGTGGCAAATACAAAGGCGTGTTCGGCAGCCTGAAAGGTGGGGAAGGATATTTCAAGCGGCCGACCGGAATCGCAATCGACCGCGAAACAAGACAGATCTACGTCACGGACACTCTTCGTGACAAGGTTTACATCCTGGATGCGAACGGACAGGTGTTGAACAGTTTCGGGCAGCATGGCGAGAAGAACGGCGAATTCAATCTCCCCACCGAACTGATGATCAAGAACGGCGTCCTGGCAGTCGTCGATGCGATGAACTTCCGCGTGCAGACCTTCGACGCTAAGGGAAATTTTCAGAGCGCGATTGGAGACCTCGGTGATTCCGAAGAGGCGCTGTTTCGCCCCAAGGGGATTGCTCTCGATTCGGAAAAACACATTTACCTGGTCGAGGGCCTGTCGAGCACCATCCAGGTATTTGACCGCGACGGACAGTTGCTCTACTACTTCGGCAGGCGCGGACGGAACTTGGGAGAGTTTCAACTTCCCGCGGGATTGTTTATTGATAAGACCGATCGTGTGTATGTAGTCGATTCATACAACCGCCGCGTGCAGATCTTCCAATATCACGGCGTGAAATTGAGTGCGCAAGGAGCGAGGCCATGA